In Pseudonocardia cypriaca, a single genomic region encodes these proteins:
- a CDS encoding SDR family NAD(P)-dependent oxidoreductase, translating to MAVAIVTGAGQGIGLATARRLSEAGYRTVLVGRDAAKLDEAAAAISGPTMSVAADLTVPEQVEALFTTVEEAWGWAEVLVASAGASLAAPITQTTDEQWQQMIDSNLTAPFRCIRRALPPMLEARRGRIVVIASVVAKRGERQVGAYTASKHGVLGLVRAVADEVARDGVTANAVCPGYVDTPMTDATVAAIADRMGISTDDARTALERRQPIHRLVQPDEVAAAVLSCVQNGAINGQGINVDGGAVQS from the coding sequence GTGGCGGTCGCGATCGTCACGGGCGCGGGGCAGGGCATCGGCCTGGCCACGGCGCGGCGGCTCTCCGAGGCCGGCTACCGCACGGTCCTCGTCGGCCGCGACGCCGCCAAGCTCGACGAGGCGGCCGCTGCGATCAGCGGCCCGACGATGAGCGTCGCGGCCGACCTCACCGTGCCCGAGCAGGTCGAGGCGCTCTTCACCACCGTCGAGGAGGCGTGGGGGTGGGCGGAGGTGCTCGTCGCGAGCGCCGGCGCCTCCCTCGCCGCGCCGATCACGCAGACCACCGACGAGCAGTGGCAGCAGATGATCGACTCGAACCTGACCGCGCCCTTCCGGTGCATCCGCCGCGCGCTCCCCCCGATGCTCGAGGCGCGCCGCGGCCGCATCGTCGTGATCGCGTCCGTGGTCGCGAAGCGCGGCGAGCGCCAGGTCGGCGCGTACACGGCCAGCAAGCACGGCGTGCTCGGGCTGGTCCGCGCCGTGGCCGACGAGGTGGCCCGGGACGGGGTAACCGCCAACGCCGTGTGCCCCGGCTACGTCGACACACCCATGACCGACGCGACCGTGGCCGCCATCGCCGACCGGATGGGCATCTCCACGGACGACGCCAGGACCGCGCTCGAACGGCGGCAGCCGATCCACCGCCTGGTCCAGCCCGACGAGGTCGCCGCCGCCGTACTCTCCTGCGTGCAGAACGGTGCGATCAACGGACAGGGCATCAACGTGGACGGAGGTGCTGTTCAGTCATGA
- a CDS encoding RidA family protein translates to MTFERINPPLLAAPRGFSHAVATDRPRTVYLAGQTAIDRSGAIVGDDIVTQFEQALLNLLLALRAAGGSGDDLATVTIYIVDMDGYLANRREIGKIWRRLVGTEYPAMAGIGVARLWDEAALVEIQGVAVLE, encoded by the coding sequence ATGACGTTCGAGCGCATCAACCCGCCGCTCCTCGCCGCGCCGCGCGGGTTCAGCCACGCCGTCGCCACCGACCGGCCCCGCACCGTCTACCTCGCCGGACAGACCGCGATCGACCGGTCGGGGGCGATCGTCGGGGACGACATCGTCACGCAGTTCGAACAGGCCCTGCTCAACCTCCTGCTGGCACTGAGGGCCGCCGGCGGCTCCGGCGACGACCTCGCCACCGTCACGATCTACATCGTCGACATGGACGGCTACCTCGCCAACCGGCGCGAGATCGGGAAGATCTGGCGGCGCCTCGTCGGCACCGAGTACCCGGCCATGGCCGGCATCGGGGTCGCCCGGCTCTGGGACGAGGCGGCGCTCGTCGAGATCCAGGGTGTCGCCGTTCTCGAGTAG
- a CDS encoding enoyl-CoA hydratase family protein, with protein sequence MSRFRASAPLTTDWSHFDFTIDGPVATVTLNRPEKLNPLTFESYSDLRDLLAELPHRDGVKVLVIQGEGRGFCGGGDVNEIIGELLKMRAADLMRFTKMTGDVIRAMRECPVPIIVKIQGIAAGAGAVIALAADFRIVGTSGRFAFLFTKVGLSGGDMGAAYLLPRVVGLGRATQLLMLGDTIDATTADRYGLVSELVPDEELDDAVAALAARLASGPTLAFAQTKSLLTRELDMPLSAAIELDAMTQALLMTTDDHAEFHAAFNARRKPEWKGR encoded by the coding sequence GTGAGCCGCTTCCGCGCCTCGGCGCCGCTGACCACGGACTGGTCCCACTTCGACTTCACCATCGACGGGCCGGTCGCCACGGTCACCCTCAACCGCCCGGAGAAGCTCAACCCGCTCACGTTCGAGTCGTACTCCGACCTGCGCGACCTGCTGGCCGAGCTGCCCCACCGCGACGGCGTCAAGGTGCTGGTGATCCAGGGCGAGGGCCGCGGCTTCTGCGGCGGCGGCGACGTCAACGAGATCATCGGTGAGCTGCTGAAGATGCGGGCGGCCGACCTGATGCGCTTCACGAAGATGACCGGCGACGTCATCCGGGCGATGCGCGAGTGCCCGGTCCCGATCATCGTGAAGATCCAGGGCATCGCCGCGGGTGCCGGCGCGGTGATCGCCCTCGCCGCGGACTTCCGGATCGTCGGCACCTCCGGGCGGTTCGCGTTCCTGTTCACCAAGGTCGGGCTCTCCGGTGGCGACATGGGCGCGGCCTACCTGCTCCCCCGCGTGGTCGGGCTCGGGCGGGCCACGCAGCTGCTCATGCTCGGCGACACGATCGACGCCACTACCGCCGACCGGTACGGGCTCGTGTCGGAGCTGGTTCCGGACGAGGAGCTCGACGACGCCGTGGCCGCCCTCGCGGCCCGGCTCGCGTCCGGCCCGACGCTCGCGTTCGCGCAGACGAAGTCGCTGCTGACCCGCGAGCTCGACATGCCGCTCTCGGCGGCGATCGAGCTCGACGCGATGACCCAGGCGCTGCTCATGACCACCGACGACCACGCCGAGTTCCACGCGGCGTTCAACGCCAGGCGCAAGCCGGAGTGGAAGGGCCGGTAG